In one window of Onychomys torridus chromosome 7, mOncTor1.1, whole genome shotgun sequence DNA:
- the LOC118586847 gene encoding zinc finger protein 431-like — MLEIYMNLIAIGYNWEDLKVEEYRQSSQKHGRHNRSHTREKSHEYTECGKAFECHSHPQRHERAHTGEKPYECNQCGKAFARHSDLRLHERTHT, encoded by the exons atgctggagatctATATGAACCTCATTGCTATAGGCTACAATTGGGAAGATCTTAAAGTTGAAGAATATCGTCAAAGTTCTCAAAAACACGGAAGGCATAACAGAAGTCATACTAGAGAGAAATCACATGAATATActgagtgtggtaaagcctttgaaTGTCATAGTCATCCTCAAAGGC ATGAAAgagcacatactggagagaaaccctatgaatgtaatcaatgtggtaaagcctttgctcgaCACAGTGATCTTcgattacatgaaagaacacatacatga